The genome window GCCGATAGTGTCTGCTCGCCCCATTGACTGATGATCGGCGCGTACCACGGTGCTGTGATTGGCAGACGCTCGCGAATGAATGTATCCCACTTACTCACCACCGCAAGCAGTTCGGGAATATTCAACAGGTATGTCGTCGCGGTCTTTGAGTTCTTCGTCTTGACACCCAACGACAACGACTGTTTGATCGTGCGGCTCGTCAGGTCTACACACTCAAGCGTCAATGAGCCGAACGCTCCCGCGCGCATCCCAGATAGGAACAACATTGCCACTGCCGCTTGGTCGCGGCGTGTTGCCAGGTCATTCTCATCCACCGACAACGCGACCAACTGTTTCACTTCATCCAATGTAACGAAGATATGGTCTTGGGTAACTTGGGTTGTGCGTGGCAACCGGAGTGCGTCAATCCAAGCCATCGGCATCGCTTGAAATTCTCGCGGGTACGTCGTCTTCGCCCACAGGAAAAACCGCTTCGCCGTTTGGAAAATCTTTCTCAGTGTGACCGGTGCGAATGCTGGCAAACCGCTTGCTTCACGATCTGAAATCAGATACATTGCAAACGTTGGGCGTTTATCCATCACTCTGCCGAAGAAAACTTCGTCTGCCCACAGCAGGAGATGTTTCAGGTATGCCCAGTACCGATTCAGCGAATCTCGATCGAGTTGTGTGACGTCGCGTGCATAAGCCAAGAATTCTCTAACCAAGTGATAGTTTCGTCGTTCGACCAAACTATACTCCTCGATGAATCGTGCCGCCACAGTTTGGACAAATCCCATGCAACACAGTCAGTTTTGCTAGGCGTGATGGCTGAGCATCACTCAATTTCACCGCTTGGCGACACTTGAGACAATACGCTTCGTCAGCTGCAAGCGTGATCTGTGATTTCGTTTTCTGCACTTGCTCGACCCAGCCCGCAAATGTAACGCCATTGATCCAGAGATGCCCACGTGCATCCCGTTCGTGCGGCATCCCTTGCTTGATCCATTCGCGGATGGTGAGTGCCGGTATGCCCAGTTCATCCTCTAATTCGCGCGGAGTGTAGAGCATGGGTAGTAGACCGGGTGCACGCATAATGACCAGATGATTGAAATGCCGCGCCATGTTTATTTATCCCCCGCGTTGGACGACGATTTGAGTTGGAAACCCTTGAACCCAACGAATCGCCAATCTGCGAGGTTCTTGGTCAAATACTTGGCGACGTAGTAGCCGACCGCGTTACCGTTTGCAATGCGGGTGAAGCGATTACGCCCGTACTTTTCCATTGCCACGCGCCAAAAGTGCTGAAGAATCTCTCGCTCAAATTCCTGGGACAATGCACCCAGGCGCATCATACCGTGCGAATGAAATGTGCCATTCCGATGCTGCTCAGCAACAACGAACGCATTGCAGTCGAGTTTGATTTCCTTGCAGGCTTGCCTCAACAATGCAATCGTGCGATCCACCGCAAGCTCCGCCGACGATGCCCCATCCCGAAACGTCAAGGTGAACCAGGCGTCACAGCCCAATTGACTCATTCGCAATCAATTCTTTACTAACCAAATCTTCAGGTTGCATTTTTCTCTCCATTTTTAGGCGCAAGGCGACCGACAAGGATAGTCGCCTTGCGCCCGGCAACCCGGTCCTTGTTAGGTCACTTTGCTAATTCTCGTGTTTAGCGCGTTCATCGCTTTACCGACCGAACGGAGGAACACGAGATTGTTGATTGGCATCGCGCGGCGGGCGCGCGTGGGGTTCCCCCAGGGGGAGCCCACCCCACGGCGCGCACCGCACGCGCGGATATGTCTTTGGCTTGACCAGCGCACTTGAGCATGCCGGTCAACCTTCGAGAAACTACCGTTAAAAAAAACGCACCCCGAGTTTCTAAGAAACATCGGGGTGCGTTTTCCAGCGTTACCGTATGTGTTTGTGCGTAGCCACATCAATCGAACCAACCACATTGCCACAAAAAGATCGGCGGCTACCGCACGTATGCATTTTTCTAGGAGGTTGTCTAAGCATTCAGCCAACCTGGTGAAGGTTTTGCGCCGATTGGTTAAACAAGCTCTAGCACATATATTCTACGCGATTTCCTTTGATTTGTCAATGCGATTTTTGTTCTAACATTTCCCAGGTTAAGATTTTTTCACCGATCACTTTTTGCATCCAGCCGTGTGTCAGGGTATAATTAGGCCAACGTTGGTTAGATGGTGCCAGTGCGGGCATCCGCAAGAAATCGGGACGCGTACGCAAAGCCACATTGCCCGCTCAGGTTTAGTACTTGGGCAGGCATTTGTTTTTTCAGTGCGACCTATTTTTACAAGGAAGCAGTCCATGACTGAAGCCGACACTTGCAGAACGTACGTTGTGCCAAAACTACATAATGCTGGGTGGAGTGATGACCAAATCCGCGAACAAGTTTCGTTTACGGATGGGCGTATCATTCCACTCGGCAAGAATCACACGCGCAAAGAAGGCAAACGCGCGGATTACGTCCTGCGATATCGTCTCGATTTTCCGATTGCGATTGTCGAAGCTAAAGTCGAATTCAAAAAACCTGGCGATGGACTTCAGCAAGCGATGGAGTATGCTGAGATTCTCGGGTTGCGGTTTGCCTACTCGACCAACGGCAAAGGCATCGTCGAGCACGATTACACGACAGGGCAAGAGCGAACGTTGGAGGAATTCCCTTCGCCAGAGGAATTGTGGCGACGATTACGCGGCGAACTGGGACTGGCGAAAGATAAGGACGTGGAAGACGCACTGTTTCCGTTTTATCGTGAAGTCGGTGGAAAACAGCCACGCTACTATCAAGAGATTGCAATCAATCGTGCAGTGCAAGCGGTTGTCAAAGGTCAACAGCGAATTCTGTTGACGATGGCAACCGGCACAGGCAAAACGTTCGTCGCTTTCCAAATCGTGTGGAAACTTTGGAAGTCACGTCGCAAGACAAAAATCCTCTACCTCGCCGACCGCAATGTGCTGGTTGACCAAGCCAAGGATCGTGATTTCACACCGCTCGGTGATGCCGTCGCAAAAATTCAGGGGAGTGCGATCAAGAGCCGCGAAGTGTACTTTGCGATTTATCAAGCGATTGCCGACCGCGAAGATCAACCTGGGTTGTTCCGCAACTATCCGCCCGACTTTTTCGATTTGATTATTGTGGACGAGTGCCATCGCGGAAGCGCCAAGGACGAAAGCAACTGGCGTGCGATCCTCGAATACTTTGAACCCGCAACGCAAATCGGAATGACGGCGACGCCCAAGCGGGAAGCAAATGCCGACACCTACGATTATTTCGGCGATCCGATTTACACGTACAGTTTGCGAACTGGGATTGACGATGGTTTTCTCGCGCCGTATCGGGTGCAACGCGTGATTCCCTCTGTCGATGCAACGGGCTGGCGACCATCCCCAGGTGAGTTGGATCGCTTGGGACGTGAGATTCCCGATGGTTGGTATGGCACAAAAGATTTCGAGCGGTTTATTTCGCTGTTCAATCGCACGCAAGCCGTTGCCAAGCACCTGGCGGAATATCTCAAAAGCACGGACCGAATGGCAAAGACGATTGTGTTCTGTGTGGACCAAGATCACGCTGAAGATATGCGGCTGGCGATTGCACAAGAGAACGCCGACCTCGTGAAAAAGTATCCGCACTATGTCGCGCGTGTGGTGTCAGATGAAGGCGCGATTGGACGCGGATACCTCGATGAGTTCTCCGACCCTGAAGAAGAATCGCCTGTGATTTTGACGACCTCGCAAATGCTGACGACAGGTGTAGATGCGCCGACGTGCAAGAATGTCGTCTTGTTCAAGCCGATCAACTCTATTGTCGATTTCAAACAAATCATTGGACGCGGGACGCGCGTACGCGAGGATTTCGGCAAGCTGTGGTTCACGATCATTGATTACACAGGCGCAACCGCATTGTTCGCCGATCCAGAGTTTGACGGCGACCCAATCAAAAAGACGAAACAGAAAATTGATGACAGCGGAAACGTTGTCGAAACTGAAGACGATGGCACAGAAACGAAAACGCCTGAAGAGGGAACGACCGAATATCCGACAGGTCAATCACCATTACCACCAGATACAGGCAAGGAAACGCCGCGCAAATATTACGTGGACAACGTGTCGGTGTGGGTGATGGGTGAGCAGGTATTTGAACTCGATCCTGAAGGGCACGTTTTACGAACGGTCGAGTACACGCATTTTACGAGCGACCAAATTCGGCGTATCGTGCCAAATGCGGGACATCTCAAAGTGGAATGGACACAAGCGCAACGTCGTACAGAAATCATCGCAGAGTTGGCACAACGCGGCGTGGATTTCGATACGCTGGCAAAAGTCGCACATCAGCCCGATGCCGACCCACTCGATTTGTTGATGCACGTTGCGTTCAATGCGCCTCTGCTCACGCGACGCGAACGCGCGCAAGCATTGAAATCGAAACGCGCAAATTTCTTCAAGGATTACACACCTGCCGCGCGCGAGGTGTTGGAAATTTTGCTTGACAAGTACGCGGACTATGGTTTCAATCAATTGACGGACTGGAGCGCACTGCTCAACATTCCGCCGCTTTCGGAAAAAGGAACGACGCTGGAAATTGCCGCGCGGTTTGGCGGTGCGAATGAAATGCGCCAAGCGGTGGAAAAGATGCAGGCGTTGTTGTATGCAGAATGATGACAACGGACAAAAACGGATTAAACGGACGAGTATAAATGCCTAAAGCCAAGACAACAAAAGTAGTTGCAAAAAAATCGAAACGCAGGGAACAACCCACATTGCCAGTAATGACCAACGGCAACGGAAGTACGACATCCAAAGCGCAACTGTCTTCGACGATTAAATCGGCGCGGGATATTATGCGCAAGGACGCAGGATTGAACGGCGACCTGGATCGGATGCCGCAATTGTCCTGGGTCTTGTTCCTAAAATGCTTTGATGACCTTGAACAACGCCGCGAAGCTGAAGCGGTGATGCGTGGCGAATCGTACAAAGCGGTGATTCCCAAAGGATATCGCTGGCGCGATTGGGCGGCGGACGAGGACAAGGGGCGCACAGGTCCCGATCTCATCAAATTCATCAACGACGATTTGCTCGATAAATTGCGTTCGCTCAACGGCACGGACGAACGCCAAGTGATTGCCTCGGTGTTTGCGGAAACGAACAATCGAATGTTGTCGGGTTATCTGTTGCGTGATGTCGTCAACAAGGTCAACCGCGTCAACTTTAATTCGTCGGACGACATTCACACGCTGAGCCATTTGTACGAATCGATGTTGAAAGAGATGCGCGATGCGGCGGGCGACTCGGGCGAATTTTACACGCCGCGTCCCGTCGTGCGTTTTATCGTGGATCGCGTCGCGCCGAAAATCGGTGAGCGCGTGCTCGACCCCGCCGCAGGCACGGGCGGATTTTTGGTCGAGGCGTTCAACTATCTTGAATCGCAACAACGCATGGCGCAAGACCGCAAAATGTTGCAGACGACGACCTTGTTCGGCGTCGAGAAAAAGCCGATGCCGTACTTGCTCGGAATGATGAATCAATTATTGCACGGCATCGAACGACCGAACCTGCGCCGCGACAATGCGCTGAAAACGCCGCTCAAAGAAATCGGCGACCGTGATCGGTTTGATGTCATCATCACGAATCCACCCTTTGGCGGCGAAGAAGAGCGCGGCATCCAACTGAACTTTCCCGAAGCGACGCGCGCGAGTGAGACGGCGCTGTTGTTTGTGCAATTCATTATGCGTTCGCTGAAACCTGGGGGACGGTGCGGAATGGTTGTGCCGAACGGGACGCTCTTTGGCGATGGCGTTGCCGCGCGCGTGAAAGAGCAATTGCTGAACGAGTTCAACCTGCACACGATTGTGCGTTTGCCAAACGGCGTCTTTGCGCCGTACACCAGCATCCCGACGAATTTGTTGTTCTTCGACAAGCCAGGTCCCACGACGAGCATTTGGTATTACGAATTGGCTCTGCCCGAAGGACGCAAGAATTATACCAAGACCGCGCCGATGCAAGATGCCGAGTTTGACGAGTGCCGCGCGTTGTGGAGCGAACGCTCAGCGACAGCGCGCAGTTGGCTCGTTGCGGCGACGGATGTTGCCGCGAATAATTTCAATCTCGACATCAAGAATCCGAATCGCGTGGATGATTACGAACATATGCCGCCCGAAAAATTGGTGGCGGACATTACGGCAAAGGAACAACGCATCGCGGCGATTATGGCGGAAATTGCGAACGTGTTGAATCAAGGCAAAAGCGAAAAGTAAAAAGGCAAAAGTTGATGGCAAATAGTTGGCAAGTTGTACCTATTAGTGAAATAACGATTCCAGCAGAGCGTTCCGAAAAACCAATTGCTGGAAAAATATATCGCCAGATTGGTGTGCGTCTGTGGGGTGAAGGCGCATACGAACGGGAATCTATTGACGGAAGTAATACTCAATATGCGTTTTTCTCGCGCGTAGAAAAAGATGACATCGTCGTAAACAAAATATGGGCACGTAATGGAAGTGTTGCTGTTGTGCCTGAAAAGTTAGCAGGGTGTTTTGTCTCAAGCGAGTTTCCAATTTTCACACCACTACGTGACCGACTTGCGCCACGCTGGTTTCATTGGATTACAAAAACGCGTGATTTTTGGAATCAGTGCGATGAAAAATCACGTGGTACAAGCGGCAAGAATCGTATTCGTCCAGAACAATTTCTGAAAATTGAAATTCCACTCCCACCACTTGCTGAACAACAACGCATCGTCGCGCGTGTGGATGAGTTGGCGCGGCGTGTGGAAGAAGCGCGTGGTTTGCGACGCGCAGCAATGGTGGAGACAGAGGCGATAGTACATCGCGCAAGCTCTTTTATTCTTGACGAACAAAATTGGAAAATTGAAAACCTAGAAGATGTAATTGCAGAATCCCCAAGAAACGGACTCGCGCCTCAACAAAAAGCAGAACAGGGTGGCAGAAGAATGTTGAGAATCAATGCTGTTTCCAGTTCTCCAACACGAATCGTGGATATGAACGCGTGCAAGTTGGTTGATGTTGCAGATAAGGTAGCACAACCATTTGTTTTGCAGAATGATGATGTGTTTATCGTCCGCTACAATGGTGACATCAATCGTGTTGCCAAAGCCGCAATTTTCAAGAGCGACCAAGAATCCGACATGGTTTATCCAGACAAACTAATTCGGTTGCGAGCAAATAAAGAAAAAGTTTCGCCAGACTATTTAGTATTCGCGCTTGGTTCTCAACGAGTACGAGCACAAATCGAAGAACTTGGGAAAACTACCGCTGGGCAAATTGGAATCAGCGGGGCAGATGCAAAATCATTTCAGATTCCCGTGCCGCCACTCGCTGACCAACACCGCATCGTCGCGTACCTCGACGGCTTGCAAGCCAAGGTGGATGAGTTGCGGCGTCTGCAAGCGGCAACGCAAAAAGAGTTGGACGCGCTGATGCCCAGTATCTTGGCTAAAGCATTTGCGGGGGAGTTGTGATTTTTTTCGTTCCCTTCTCCCAGATTACACTAGACCAATCACATAATCGAGATGTAGAATTCTTTTCAATCTGTTATCTAAAATATTCACGCGCTGTTTCAACATTCTGGGAGACCCTGAATGTCCACAGAAAACAAATCCGGCCTCTTTGACAAAGTCGGTGAACTGTGTCGTGATTTCGGAAAATTTGTCATTATCTGGTTTATCCTCCGCGCAATCTTCCCTGTCCTAGATGCGTTTCCCGCGATCAAGGATTGGCTAGAACCACTCCGCCCTGCTCTGAATATTCCTCCAGTCGCCTGGCTCGTCCAGTTTTTGCTTGTTGTCAAGTACACGGCACCAATAGATATTCTCATCAATATCGCTTTTTTCTTCGGCCTCTTTTATCTTACCTTGCACCTGCTTACGGATGCTGTTTTTCCACTCAAGTCTTGGCGTGAGGCGTGGCAAGCACGCGGGTATATGATTGGCGTAACGCATTTAGAACTGCCACACCCGGTTATTCGCGCATCGAATGGGACATACAAAGTGTACGGGACAAAGCCAGAGCGCGCGTTAGGTCCAGGCATCGTCGTTTGCGATGGAGTAACCGCACTGGCTCTGGAAAAACAGAATGCGTACGCGCGAGTTGTGGGACCGGGATTCGAGTTTCTCCGGTTGGAAGAACGTGTTCAAGCCGCCGTTGATTTGCGTCCACAAAATCTTCGTCGTACGGTTACGGCGGCAACGCGTGAAGGGATTGAAGTAGAAATAGACTTGTCCGTCAATACGGAAATTGAACATGGAATAGATTGGAAAGATGAACAAGTTACTTCTTCTATGGACAATCCGGTGGCTCGGGCGATCTACGCCGAGCGTGCGCAGGTATCCGAAACAACTGCTATTCCACCGGCACCTCGGTCAGCGGCGGATTGGTGTGCAACCATTGCGACGATCTGTGAAGACACTTTGCGACAAATTGTTGCCGGCTATATGCTCGACCAACTGCTCGCCGCAGATAATCCTGAACGGAATCCACGTCAGGAAATTGGCAGACAACTCTTGGATGCCGCCCGTGAGCAAGTCGGGCGCTATGGCGGAGCTCTGCGTAGTGTTTCGCTTTCACATATTCGTCCGCCACGGGCTGTGCTTGAACAGCGTATCCAAAATTGGTTAGCCGATTGGCAACGTCGGGAACGTACACTCAAGGCGTTGGGCGAGGCACGACGAATTCAATTGGAAGAATCGGCTCGAGCATTAGCGCAAACTGAAATACTTCAAAGCCTTGCAGATACGCTTACATTGCAATCAGAGTCTCACTCGATAGAATTATTGAGTCTGCGACTTGTTGAAGCGCTTGAACAAATGGCGCACGAGCCGGCAACCGGCATGCAACTCGAAACAAGCGAGATAGAGTTCATACATAAACTTGCAGAACTGCTCAATCCCAAGCCGACAGAAGGCAAATCATAATGTGGGTTCGACAATTACCGCCATATACACGCGAGATTTTCAAACGGATTGGCGATAGAATCCAAGCACTGTTTTTGCGTGAGGACAATCTTGCGCGACTACGCAGTGTCATTGTGGCTTTTCTGCTCATGCTATTCCTGCTTTGGGGAGTGATCTCGCCCTCTTGGGATATTCTAGATTCACTTGCGAAAGGGATTGAAATAGATTTTGGAAGGATTTCGATTAATTTTGGTGATGCTCTCGTTAAAGGTTCTGAACGTTTCTTGCTTGCTGGCATTGCAATAATGGGAGCTGTTAATTCTGGCATAACTGCTTTGCATATCATTTATGGCATGGCGAGTGGCGATTCCAAAGCGCGTATCCGTGCGCACTTTGCGTTAGCACAGCGTCCGTTGCTCAATATCCGAGATGGCACTTGTGGCCCTGAATACAAAAACCATCCGCTCAACCTTGTCGGTGGTCCTGGGATGGTAAATATTTCAAGCAATACAACGGTGGTTACAGAGAAAAATGGAGCATTCCGACGAGTATTGGGACCTGGCGATCATCTGCTAGAAAACTTCGAGCGGATCTTAGCGGTGGTTGATCTTCGTCCTCAGTGTGTTACACGGCAAACCAGTACACAAACTAAAGATGGTGTGCCTATCTTGGCGCAGGGCGAAATCGAGTTTCGAATCTTGCCCGGCGATGCTCGTCCGACTTGGATTCTCTCTTGGTGGAGTCTACTTCAACGCGCCGCTCTGGAATGGTGCAGTATTCTGTTGAGACTAGTCCGCTTGACTGGTTATTCGAATCGCTTGGAAAGTGCAATCCCACAGTTGGTTCCAGTTAAGCCGACATCGGCTAATCCCTTGCGACCGCCATACCCATTCTTGGATCGTTTTGTTGTTCGTGCGGTTTATGGGCAGTCTGTTTCTAGAATTACATCTGGAGAAACACGACCGGGCATTTGGTCGGATAGCATCCCAGGCATGGCGATGGGAGAATTAGGTGCTGCTCTGAGTGACTTGACACTTGATCGAATCACGGAACCGGAGGACGCGCCCCAAGACCGATCATTGAATTATACAGACACTCCACGCTGGAAAATTCAGACACAGGTCTTGAGTAACCTCGCCGCCAAAGCGCGTCAGCTGGGATGTGTACCACTTCGGTTTTCACTCGGCAGGGTTTCACTGGACCCTAATCACATCGCGCCAGAGTTGAGGCAACAAATAGAGGAGCAACGCAATCGCACCTGGCGTGCTGAATGGGAGCGCCGCGCCCAACTATTGGCAGGTGCGACCGAAGCAGAAGTAAATCGTCTTCGTGAAATTGTGCGCTCGCAGGCACAGGCACAGATGATTCGTGCGATTCTTCAAGGTCTGCCTGCAGGAGCCGATGTGAATACCTTGCGCCGGATGATGGTTCTCCGGATGATTGAGGTGCTAGAGCGTATTCGACAAACACCACAGTCACAACAATTCTACCCCGCGCAAGCCGTCGCGCTGCTTGAAGCGCTGCGGCGATTATTAACCTAAATTGGCGAGGGAGGCATTATGACCGATCCTAAACAAACGGAAGTATGGCAAAGTTGGGTTCTGTCATTCGAGATTGATCGCGGCGATATGATCGCCAAAGACAACTTTCGCTTGCTTGACCAAGGACGAATGCATATCGTTCTTGGCAATCATGCCCAAGCACGAGCACTTTACGAGCAAGCGCGAGATTGGGCAATGCATGCTCGCGTGCCGGATGCGCGCCGCGTACAAGCGGAAGCAGCGCTATGCTTGGGCGATCTGGGACGCTTGGCAAATGATGCGAACTGCCAAACCCATTACGATCAAGCCCGCTTTTTATTCGAAGCTTTGTCGCAGTACAATCTGGGTGTGGTTTCGCATCGCTTAGCAACCTGGCACGAACAAAATAGCCGATTGGCAGACGCCTGGCGCGAATACAATTTTGTATTGACTCTGTGGCGAGAACTTGTCCGTGAAGCCGGACGTTTGGGAAACAAGCGCCGTTATCAAAAATTCCAAAATCAAATCGAACAACTTGAATCACAAATAGATTCCGTTGTGTCACGCATGGGAGCTAGTGTCGCATCAAGCTCCGTGTCTGAACCTCCAAAAGAGGTTGGTGAGACAGGACGCAAAACAAAGACTAACAAACCCAAACGGGTTTGGGATCTCGGGGAAACCCACGTGTCAGTTTTTCCGATTTACGCCGATATTGCAGCAGGAAATGGGTTATGGATATCCGATGATAGTAGTATTCTAGATTTTGCCGAGTTCGATCATTTGTTGATCAAGAACCAGCCACATAAATTGGTCAACCTTCTTGGATCAGACTCTATGATCCGGTTGTCACGTGGCTATCTATATGGCATTTCCAAAGTTGTAGGCAATAGCATGAATCTGGCTAGCATCGAATCAGGCGATTATGTTTTATTCCGGCAATTGCGTGATCTCAAATATCAACCTTCGAACGGGGACATTGTCGTAGCCGCTGTGATCAAGGATGGTGAACGATTTGGTACAGTTAAACGGTTTCGTGGAGTTCGCCCCAACGAATCGCTGGAACCGGAAAGTACCGAATCTCACGGGTCAATTCCATTTGCATCAACCGAAATTGATATAATCGGTCAAGTGATCGCAGTGCTCAAAGCAACAGAATCGGACTGATTCCCCTGCCAGCCGATGCCCTGAAAGAATGGCTTTTCGGCGCTCGAAACATTTCTGTATCGAGCGCGTTTTTTTCTTTTGCACGGGGAAACGGCTTTCCCCGGCGTGAACCACCGAAAAAAAGTGTAAGGACGCGCTCCGCGCGATGTTCTCATCACTTTTTTGCGGGGTTCACGCACCCCTTTCTGCGGGGGCATTCCCTCGCGCTCCCTAGTTCTTCGCGCCCCACAGGTTCTTCTCTCTCGCGGTTTATCTTCACCCCGAATAAATGCTGTCGTGCTGTCGCTGTGTTTGTGTTGTTCATTTCTTTTAAGGTGGACGGTGCGGGCTTTCGTGTCATGTCGGCGAGCGCATTGTTCTGATTACTTTCCACTGGTGGAACGTCGAAAGAGAAAAGACAAACCCCGTAGGGTTTTTTCTTTTCTCTCTCGACACTCTCTCTTTACTTTTCCTCTTGCCTTGTTTCTCCGTTGATGCACCCAAGCCCCCACGCGGTTGCTTGACCGTGCCCGTAGGCTACTGTCCTATCCCGCGCCGTCGAGGTGCTTTCAGCACGGGCATCTGTTAAAGTAACCGCAATTATCGCACAGGGGTCAAGGGTCTCCGCTTCGCTCCGATGAACGGACGCGCCAGGTGATTTTTCACTTGGCGTGTTTTATTTTTCAGTTCGCCTGCTTCTTTTCGGGCGCGTCCGCCCTTGACCCCTGTGCGAACTTCCAATTGCACTTTAACAAATTGCCTGTGCTGAAATAAGCACCCTGGACGGATCGGGGAATTGGGACAGTTGGCTTACGGGCTATCCGGTCTGCGTCCGCGCAAGCGGCAGGGGCGCGGTAAACAGTCGAGCACGCTCACAGACACAGACACTCGTATCCACGCATCGGTCATCCGTACTGCGTGGGCATCCCGCTTGAGATCGCAAACGCCACTACCAGAAAGCACAGCGAGTCGCTCAGGTCCGAGGTGGACTTGTCCCTCGGTTAATGACGTGTCCCTGAGACGATGACAGACCTGGGAAAGCATCAAGCAGTCGTCAAATCAAAAAAATACCTCGTCGGTGCGCTAACACCGGCGAGGCAATTACACACAGGAGTATCCTTCCCATGTGCGACAGTATTGTAATCCAAACCGATGCAGAACGTCAAGCCAGACTTGACCGACTGCATCACCTTTCGAGTGAGGACTATGCCATGCTTCGCCGAATGGTGAAACGCCTCGTTGCCGCGAAAGATTGGAACGCCGATGCCGACGATCTTTTGCACGACGCCTTGATCGAGGCATTTCAGCAGTACACGGGCAACTGCACTTTGCCCGGCTTTGTTTACCAACGAGCCATCTGGAATCAACTCGACCAATTCAAACGCGAACGCCGACGACTCACCTTCGCCGATCTGGATGAATACAAGGTCGAGCATTTTCCAGCCCCAAGCCACGTGCGCGATGATACCCTCTCGTTCAACACCTACGAACTTGTCGAGCAAATCAAGCGCCAACTCGCGAAACTGGGACGTGATAAAAACGCGGTGCATCCAACCGCCGACGAGATGCTCGACCAACTGCACCACAACGTCACCCGAGATTGTGGGGCAGGCGTTGACGAATACGACGA of Chloroflexota bacterium contains these proteins:
- a CDS encoding tyrosine-type recombinase/integrase translates to MAYARDVTQLDRDSLNRYWAYLKHLLLWADEVFFGRVMDKRPTFAMYLISDREASGLPAFAPVTLRKIFQTAKRFFLWAKTTYPREFQAMPMAWIDALRLPRTTQVTQDHIFVTLDEVKQLVALSVDENDLATRRDQAAVAMLFLSGMRAGAFGSLTLECVDLTSRTIKQSLSLGVKTKNSKTATTYLLNIPELLAVVSKWDTFIRERLPITAPWYAPIISQWGEQTLSANQPGSNRNIALAKRFRKLFTEAGLPYRSPHKFRHGHAVFALQHANTMADYKAVSMNLMHSDIRVTDGIYAPLARDEVKERIIGQTSTQVQLAVDEKNTQIINRLSDVELSELLVEAAQRLKG
- a CDS encoding sigma-70 family RNA polymerase sigma factor; its protein translation is MCDSIVIQTDAERQARLDRLHHLSSEDYAMLRRMVKRLVAAKDWNADADDLLHDALIEAFQQYTGNCTLPGFVYQRAIWNQLDQFKRERRRLTFADLDEYKVEHFPAPSHVRDDTLSFNTYELVEQIKRQLAKLGRDKNAVHPTADEMLDQLHHNVTRDCGAGVDEYDEPHKRVHRKNGLRPKGQRSEVITALTAANGCPRHIIKKRFVKLEKCTQLALNELQLTCP
- a CDS encoding restriction endonuclease subunit S; amino-acid sequence: MANSWQVVPISEITIPAERSEKPIAGKIYRQIGVRLWGEGAYERESIDGSNTQYAFFSRVEKDDIVVNKIWARNGSVAVVPEKLAGCFVSSEFPIFTPLRDRLAPRWFHWITKTRDFWNQCDEKSRGTSGKNRIRPEQFLKIEIPLPPLAEQQRIVARVDELARRVEEARGLRRAAMVETEAIVHRASSFILDEQNWKIENLEDVIAESPRNGLAPQQKAEQGGRRMLRINAVSSSPTRIVDMNACKLVDVADKVAQPFVLQNDDVFIVRYNGDINRVAKAAIFKSDQESDMVYPDKLIRLRANKEKVSPDYLVFALGSQRVRAQIEELGKTTAGQIGISGADAKSFQIPVPPLADQHRIVAYLDGLQAKVDELRRLQAATQKELDALMPSILAKAFAGEL
- a CDS encoding SAM-dependent DNA methyltransferase; the encoded protein is MTNGNGSTTSKAQLSSTIKSARDIMRKDAGLNGDLDRMPQLSWVLFLKCFDDLEQRREAEAVMRGESYKAVIPKGYRWRDWAADEDKGRTGPDLIKFINDDLLDKLRSLNGTDERQVIASVFAETNNRMLSGYLLRDVVNKVNRVNFNSSDDIHTLSHLYESMLKEMRDAAGDSGEFYTPRPVVRFIVDRVAPKIGERVLDPAAGTGGFLVEAFNYLESQQRMAQDRKMLQTTTLFGVEKKPMPYLLGMMNQLLHGIERPNLRRDNALKTPLKEIGDRDRFDVIITNPPFGGEEERGIQLNFPEATRASETALLFVQFIMRSLKPGGRCGMVVPNGTLFGDGVAARVKEQLLNEFNLHTIVRLPNGVFAPYTSIPTNLLFFDKPGPTTSIWYYELALPEGRKNYTKTAPMQDAEFDECRALWSERSATARSWLVAATDVAANNFNLDIKNPNRVDDYEHMPPEKLVADITAKEQRIAAIMAEIANVLNQGKSEK
- a CDS encoding DEAD/DEAH box helicase family protein, which translates into the protein MTEADTCRTYVVPKLHNAGWSDDQIREQVSFTDGRIIPLGKNHTRKEGKRADYVLRYRLDFPIAIVEAKVEFKKPGDGLQQAMEYAEILGLRFAYSTNGKGIVEHDYTTGQERTLEEFPSPEELWRRLRGELGLAKDKDVEDALFPFYREVGGKQPRYYQEIAINRAVQAVVKGQQRILLTMATGTGKTFVAFQIVWKLWKSRRKTKILYLADRNVLVDQAKDRDFTPLGDAVAKIQGSAIKSREVYFAIYQAIADREDQPGLFRNYPPDFFDLIIVDECHRGSAKDESNWRAILEYFEPATQIGMTATPKREANADTYDYFGDPIYTYSLRTGIDDGFLAPYRVQRVIPSVDATGWRPSPGELDRLGREIPDGWYGTKDFERFISLFNRTQAVAKHLAEYLKSTDRMAKTIVFCVDQDHAEDMRLAIAQENADLVKKYPHYVARVVSDEGAIGRGYLDEFSDPEEESPVILTTSQMLTTGVDAPTCKNVVLFKPINSIVDFKQIIGRGTRVREDFGKLWFTIIDYTGATALFADPEFDGDPIKKTKQKIDDSGNVVETEDDGTETKTPEEGTTEYPTGQSPLPPDTGKETPRKYYVDNVSVWVMGEQVFELDPEGHVLRTVEYTHFTSDQIRRIVPNAGHLKVEWTQAQRRTEIIAELAQRGVDFDTLAKVAHQPDADPLDLLMHVAFNAPLLTRRERAQALKSKRANFFKDYTPAAREVLEILLDKYADYGFNQLTDWSALLNIPPLSEKGTTLEIAARFGGANEMRQAVEKMQALLYAE